Proteins encoded together in one Impatiens glandulifera chromosome 1, dImpGla2.1, whole genome shotgun sequence window:
- the LOC124929997 gene encoding probable E3 ubiquitin-protein ligase plr-1, whose amino-acid sequence MALHIPVAPPTYHHIYVSVQYEDNTSMGNELPKYRVLVCLVNIRGEFSRSLRGELITDGVEIGPKVSIYFEHVLRHEVPSYVNEWLKKSDVQLDARTEVENCINNFFRQSWTKCRFSMHCWVKYDICKIMHDTKSSASERERSETCVVCLEKFNVGVEINKMLHCNHVFHHRCIINWMTRSSSCPLCRTPVISHLY is encoded by the coding sequence ATGGCGCTACATATTCCAGTTGCACCGCCAACTTACCACCACATCTATGTAAGCGTTCAGTACGAGGATAACACATCTATGGGTAATGAATTACCCAAGTACAGAGTGCTTGTTTGTTTGGTAAACATAAGGGGAGAGTTTAGCCGTTCTTTAAGAGGCGAATTGATCACTGATGGGGTTGAGATTGGCCCAAAAGTTTCGATTTATTTCGAACACGTTCTTCGACATGAAGTGCCATCATATGTCAATGAATGGCTTAAAAAATCAGACGTTCAATTGGATGCAAGGACAGAGGTAGAAAACTGCATTAACAACTTTTTTCGGCAAAGTTGGACCAAGTGTCGCTTTTCCATGCATTGTTGGGTAAAATACGATATATGCAAGATCATGCATGACACTAAGTCATCGGCGTCAGAAAGGGAAAGGAGTGAAACATGTGTGGTTTGTTTGGAGAAATTTAATGTTGGAGTTGAGATTAATAAGATGTTGCATTGCAACCATGTCTTTCATCATCGTTGTATTATCAATTGGATGACTAGGAGCAGTTCTTGTCCTTTGTGTCGTACACCAGTGATTTCACATTTGTATTAG